The following are encoded together in the Glycine soja cultivar W05 chromosome 5, ASM419377v2, whole genome shotgun sequence genome:
- the LOC114411835 gene encoding formin-like protein 20 isoform X2, with product MALFRRFFYRKPPDRLLEISERVYVFDCCFSKDVLEEDEYRVYMGGIVAQLQDHFPDASFMVFNFREGERRSQISDIFSQYDMTVMEYPRQYEGCPLLPLEMIHHFLRSSESWLSLEGQQNVLLMHCERGGWPVLAFMLAGLLLYRKQYSGDQKTLEMVYKQAPRELLHFLSPLDPQPSHLRYLQYISWRHLGSEWPPSETPLYLDCLILRVLPLFDDGKGCRPVVRVYGQDPSIPANRSSKLLFSSSISIKHVHHYLQAECMLVKIDIRCRVQGDVVLECIHLNEDFVHEEMMFRVMFHTAFVRSNILMLNRDEIDILWEAKDLFPKDFKAEVLFLDADAVIPDLTTVTVSEDANETESAETESASPEEFYEVEEIFSNVIDAQEGKTEFDSQVFHENAVDVETHKEVWRQESDPHTFEDCTPDDRIPKQVDKMDSGINAVKDISIDDVHYKFDGSMDSDPHAVKDIAVDDGEIKSTSTTFISDTMKPPLETKEVNMDVHQELAVMQNEYDEDKEATEKELDSKAGHQMPDLSEQKSGKLLSSTAKKQPPSNSKPVGDSIAAKPKIKQQDTHGFQAKQAKPNVVTRWIPSNKGSYTNSMHVYYPPSRNNSAPAALTNFSSSKEKMEDAKTRSLSAPVVSAVVSLDKTNDLKSRKVATSKSSAYIAAEMDEKCPPLSLLPIKETSFQSDTQAQEQSSEQGLQPPPPPPLPSQSRIPSHVFESLSLKDDVSAQDSPSQLLSPSSLGGKGSTMVPPPPSSLTSFTRQPATFHPSPPPPPQPPPPPPPPPPFFGLNKGSLVPSPSPPDHSPFVVGTAVALSQPPPPPPPMPPPRYEVSSIPPLTPLASPLPKHGIPSIPPPPPPPPPPPPPLPTMFPTASIHRAPPPPPPLPPFASHKASPPPPPPPPPLPPLANSHIYSAPPPVPPPPPPPPFGKASLLPSPPTPPPPPPLPSSSGAPPPPPPPPLSRVPLPPPPPLRPSSGAPPPPPLPPSSGAPPPPPPMYGTLLAPPPPIRGAPPPPPPPPMHGAPPPMYGAPPPPPPPSGRGPPPPPPPPGGRGPPPPPPPPGGRGPPPPPPPMYGAPPPPPPPGGRGPPPPPTPGGRGPPPPPPPGVPGAPRPPGGGPPPPPPLGAKGANVGADPRGRGRGYARPAGAGAMAPKRSSLKPLHWSKVTRALQGSLWEELQRHGEPQIAPEFDVSELEKLFSANVPKPTDSGKSGGRRKSVGAKTDKITLVDLRRANNTEIMLTKVKMPLPDMMAAVLALDESVLDVDQVENLIKFCPTKEEMDLLKGYTGDKELLGKCEQFFLELMKVPRVESKLRVFAFKIQFNSQVMEFKKSLNTVNSACEEVRNSVKLKDIMKKILYLGNTLNQGTARGSAVGFKLDSLLKLTDTRASNSKMTLMHYLCKVLADKSPGLLDFHLDLVSLESSTKIQLKSLAEEMQAIIKGLEKVKQEFAASANDGPVSEVFHKGRSADALALYFGEDPARCPMEQVTTTLLNFIRLFRKAHEENIKQAELEKKKAEKEAEMEKAKGINLTKKGAKDS from the exons ATGGCGCTGTTCAGAAGGTTCTTCTACCGGAAGCCGCCGGATCGGCTTCTGGAGATTTCCGAGAGAGTTTATG TTTTCGATTGCTGCTTCTCCAAGGATGTCTTGGAAGAAGATGAATACAGAGTGTATATGGGGGGGATTGTGGCTCAGCTACAGGATCACTTTCCAGATGCTTCTTTCATGGTATTCAACTTCCGAGAAGGGGAGAGACGCAGCCAAATCTCAGACATATTTTCTCAGTATGACATGACAGTTATGGAGTACCCTCGGCAATATGAGGGTTGCCCCCTTCTGCCTTTAGAGATGATCCATCACTTCCTTCGATCAAGTGAAAGCTGGTTGTCTTTGGAGGGGCAGCAGAATGTGCTTTTGATGCACTGTGAAAGGGGTGGTTGGCCCGTGCTGGCATTTATGCTAGCAGGTCTTCTGTTATACCGGAAACAGTACAGTGGGGATCAGAAGACTCTTGAGATGGTCTacaagcaagctccaagagaaCTACTACACTTTTTATCTCCTTTGGATCCACAGCCTTCTCATTTAAGATATCTTCAGTATATTTCCTGGAGACATTTGGGTTCTGAGTGGCCACCATCGGAAACACCCTTATATTTGGATTGTCTGATTCTTAGAGTCCTTCCATTATTTGATGATGGAAAAGGTTGCAGGCCTGTTGTACGTGTTTATGGTCAGGACCCTTCAATTCCTGCCAATAGAAGTTCAAAGCTACTTTTTTCATCTTCAATATCCATAAAGCATGTTCACCACTACCTACAG GCAGAGTGTATGCTCGTGAAAATTGACATCCGTTGTCGTGTTCAAGGGGATGTGGTTCTTGAGTGCATACATTTAAATGAAGATTTTGTTCATGAGGAGATGATGTTTAGAGTTATGTTTCATACTGCATTTGTGCGGTCAAATATTTTGATGCTGAACCGTGATGAAATTGATATTTTGTGGGAGGCAAAGGACCTATTTCCCAAGGACTTCAAAGCAGAG GTGCTTTTTTTGGACGCTGATGCTGTTATACCTGATCTAACCACAGTCACGGTGAGTGAAGATGCAAATGAGACTGAGAGTGCCGAGACAGAAAGTGCTTCACCTGAGGAATTCTATGAAGTAGAAGAGATTTTCAGCAATGTAATTGATGCACAGGAAGGTAAGACAGAATTTGATTCACAAGTTTTTCATGAAAATGCAGTGGATGTTGAAACTCATAAAGAGGTCTGGAGGCAAGAGTCGGATCCTCATACTTTTGAGGATTGTACACCCGATGACAGGATTCCTAAGCAGGTTGACAAGATGGATTCTGGTATTAATGCAGTGAAAGATATCTCCATTGATGATGTGCACTATAAATTTGATGGGAGCATGGATTCAGATCCTCATGCAGTGAAGGACATTGCtgtggatgatggagaaattaaGTCAACTTCCACTACATTTATTTCTGATACGATGAAACCTCCTCTGGAAACAAAGGAAGTCAACATGGATGTGCACCAAGAATTAGCAGTTATGCAAAATGAATATGATGAAGATAAGGAGGCAACAGAAAAGGAATTAGACTCCAAGGCAGGCCACCAGATGCCTGATTTGTCTGAACAAAAATCTGGTAAACTACTTTCATCTACTGCCAAGAAACAACCTCCATCTAACTCGAAGCCAGTTGGAGATTCAATTGCAGCAAAGCCAAAGATTAAACAGCAAGATACCCATGGTTTTCAGGCAAAACAAGCTAAGccaaatgtagtaactaggtgGATTCCTTCTAACAAGGGTTCTTATACAAATTCAATGCATGTCTATTATCCACCATCAAGGAATAATAGTGCACCAGCTGCGCTGACAAATTTCTCCTCCTCAAAGGAGAAAATGGAAGATGCCAAAACAAGATCTTTATCTGCTCCTGTTGTCTCTGCAGTCGTTTCTCTTGACAAGACAAATGACCTGAAAAGTCGGAAGGTTGCCACTTCAAAATCTTCTGCCTATATAGCAGCAGAAATGGATGAAAAATGTCCACCATTATCATTGCTGCCAATTAAAGAGACATCTTTTCAGTCAGATACTCAAGCCCAAGAACAGAGCTCAGAGCAAGGGCTACAGCCTCCCCCACCACCTCCCCTTCCATCTCAAAGTAGAATCCCTTCACATGTTTTTGAATCCTTATCATTAAAGGATGATGTATCAGCTCAAGATTCTCCATCTCAACTGTTATCACCATCTTCTTTGGGTGGAAAGGGGTCCACCATGGTGCCACCACCACCTTCAAGTTTAACGTCATTTACGAGACAACCTGCAACTTTTCATCCTTCCCCTCCACCCCCACCCCAACCCCCACCCCCGCCCCCACCTCCACCCCCATTTTTTGGGCTAAATAAAGGGAGCTTAGTTCCTTCCCCATCCCCTCCTGATCATAGTCCTTTTGTAGTGGGTACTGCAGTGGCACTTTCACagcctcctccaccaccacctccaatGCCGCCTCCAAGGTATGAAGTTTCATCCATTCCTCCTCTAACACCATTAGCATCACCTCTTCCAAAGCATGGAATTCCATcaattcctcctcctcctcctcctcctcctcctcctcctcctcctctgccTACCATGTTTCCTACAGCTTCAATACATAGAGCTCCACCCCCTCCTCCCCCACTACCTCCATTTGCATCACATAAAGCTTCACCTCCACCTCCCCCTCCGCCTCCCCCTCTACCACCCTTAgctaattcacatatatattCAGCTCCACCACCTGTACCTCCACCGCCACCTCCCCCTCCTTTTGGTAAAGCTTCACTACTTCCATCTCCACCCACACCTCCACCCCCACCACCTCTTCCTTCGTCAAGTGGAGCCCCACCCCCACCTCCACCTCCTCCATTGTCTAGAGTCCCCCTCCCCCCACCGCCACCTCTTCGTCCATCTAGTGGAGCCCCACCCCCACCACCCCTTCCTCCTTCGAGTGGAGCCCCACCTCCACCTCCTCCAATGTATGGAACCCTACTTGCCCCACCTCCTCCAATTCGTggagcaccaccaccaccaccgcctcctCCAATGCATGGAGCACCACCTCCAATGTATGGAGcaccacctccaccaccacctcctagTGGGCGAGGACcgcctcctccaccaccacctcctggTGGGCGAGGAccacctcctccaccaccacctcctggTGGGCGAGGACCACCTCCTCCGCCTCCTCCAATGTATGGAGCACCACCTCCACCGCCACCTCCTGGTGGTCGAGGACCACCTCCTCCACCTACTCCCGGTGGTCGAGGTCCTCCTCCTCCACCTCCCCCTGGTGTTCCTGGGGCTCCTAGACCTCCTGGGGGTGGACCTCCACCACCTCCGCCCTTAGGTGCAAAAGGTGCAAATGTTGGAGCTGATCCAAGAGGGAGGGGACGTGGGTATGCACGCCCTGCAGGAGCTGGTGCAATGGCACCCAAACGGTCCTCCTTAAAGCCTTTGCATTGGAGCAAGGTTACAAGGGCACTACAAGGAAGTTTATGGGAAGAATTACAAAGACATGGAGAACCGCAAAT TGCACCAGAGTTTGATGTTTCAGAGCTAGAGAAGCTTTTCTCTGCAAATGTTCCAAAACCTACTGATTCTGGCAAATCTGGAGGGCGGCGCAAGTCTGTTGGAGCTAAAACTGATAAAATCACCTTG GTTGATCTAAGGAGGGCTAATAATACTGAAATTATGCTCACCAAGGTTAAGATGCCACTTCCTGATATGATG GCTGCAGTACTAGCTTTGGATGAGTCGGTATTGGATGTTGATCAAGTGGAAAATCTCATTAAGTTTTGTCCTACCAAAGAGGAGATGGATCTTTTGAAG GGATACACTGGTGACAAGGAGCTTTTGGGGAAGTGTGAACAG TTTTTTTTGGAGTTGATGAAGGTGCCAAGAGTGGAGTCAAAATTAAGAGTATTTGCATTCAAGATTCAGTTTAATTCTCAG GTTATGGAATTTAAGAAGAGTTTAAACACTGTGAACTCTGCCTGTGAAGAG GTCCGGAATTCTGTTAAACTGAAGGACATAATGAAGAAAATTCTTTATTTGGGTAATACATTGAATCAAGGAACAGCAAGGG GATCTGCTGTTGGATTCAAGTTGGATAGTCTTTTAAAGCTCACTGACACTCGTGCTTCTAACAGTAAAATGACACTGATGCATTATCTTTGCAAG GTCCTGGCTGATAAGTCGCCCGGGCTCCTTGATTTCCACCTAGACCTTGTAAGCCTGGAATCTTCCACTAAG ATACAATTGAAGTCATTAGCAGAAGAGATGCAGGCAATCATCAAGGGATTAGAAAAGGTTAAACAAGAATTTGCTGCATCTGCAAATGATGGACCTGTCTCTGAAGTTTTCCATAAG GGTAGAAGTGCTGATGCACTTGCACTATATTTTGGTGAGGATCCTGCTCGTTGCCCAATGGAGCAAG TTACCACAACCCTGCTAAATTTTATACGATTGTTTCGGAAAGCACATGAAGAGAATATCAAACAAGCAGAGttagagaagaagaaagctgAGAAAGAGGCTGAAATGGAGAAGGCCAAGGGCATTAACTTGACAAAGAAGGGTGCAAAAGATAGTTGA
- the LOC114411835 gene encoding formin-like protein 20 isoform X3, producing the protein MALFRRFFYRKPPDRLLEISERVYVFDCCFSKDVLEEDEYRVYMGGIVAQLQDHFPDASFMVFNFREGERRSQISDIFSQYDMTVMEYPRQYEGCPLLPLEMIHHFLRSSESWLSLEGQQNVLLMHCERGGWPVLAFMLAGLLLYRKQYSGDQKTLEMVYKQAPRELLHFLSPLDPQPSHLRYLQYISWRHLGSEWPPSETPLYLDCLILRVLPLFDDGKGCRPVVRVYGQDPSIPANRSSKLLFSSSISIKHVHHYLQAECMLVKIDIRCRVQGDVVLECIHLNEDFVHEEMMFRVMFHTAFVRSNILMLNRDEIDILWEAKDLFPKDFKAEVLFLDADAVIPDLTTVTVSEDANETESAETESASPEEFYEVEEIFSNVIDAQEGKTEFDSQVFHENAVDVETHKEVWRQESDPHTFEDCTPDDRIPKQVDKMDSGINAVKDISIDDVHYKFDGSMDSDPHAVKDIAVDDGEIKSTSTTFISDTMKPPLETKEVNMDVHQELAVMQNEYDEDKEATEKELDSKAGHQMPDLSEQKSGKLLSSTAKKQPPSNSKPVGDSIAAKPKIKQQDTHGFQAKQAKPNVVTRWIPSNKGSYTNSMHVYYPPSRNNSAPAALTNFSSSKEKMEDAKTRSLSAPVVSAVVSLDKTNDLKSRKVATSKSSAYIAAEMDEKCPPLSLLPIKETSFQSDTQAQEQSSEQGLQPPPPPPLPSQSRIPSHVFESLSLKDDVSAQDSPSQLLSPSSLGGKGSTMVPPPPSSLTSFTRQPATFHPSPPPPPQPPPPPPPPPPFFGLNKGSLVPSPSPPDHSPFVVGTAVALSQPPPPPPPMPPPRYEVSSIPPLTPLASPLPKHGIPSIPPPPPPPPPPPPPLPTMFPTASIHRAPPPPPPLPPFASHKASPPPPPPPPPLPPLANSHIYSAPPPVPPPPPPPPFGKASLLPSPPTPPPPPPLPSSSGAPPPPPPPPLSRVPLPPPPPLRPSSGAPPPPPLPPSSGAPPPPPPMYGTLLAPPPPIRGAPPPPPPPPMHGAPPPMYGAPPPPPPPSGRGPPPPPPPPGGRGPPPPPPPPGGRGPPPPPPPMYGAPPPPPPPGGRGPPPPPTPGGRGPPPPPPPGVPGAPRPPGGGPPPPPPLGAKGANVGADPRGRGRGYARPAGAGAMAPKRSSLKPLHWSKVTRALQGSLWEELQRHGEPQIAPEFDVSELEKLFSANVPKPTDSGKSGGRRKSVGAKTDKITLVDLRRANNTEIMLTKVKMPLPDMMAAVLALDESVLDVDQVENLIKFCPTKEEMDLLKGYTGDKELLGKCEQFFLELMKVPRVESKLRVFAFKIQFNSQVMEFKKSLNTVNSACEEVRNSVKLKDIMKKILYLGNTLNQGTARGSAVGFKLDSLLKLTDTRASNSKMTLMHYLCKVLADKSPGLLDFHLDLVSLESSTKIQLKSLAEEMQAIIKGLEKVKQEFAASANDGPVSEVFHKLPQPC; encoded by the exons ATGGCGCTGTTCAGAAGGTTCTTCTACCGGAAGCCGCCGGATCGGCTTCTGGAGATTTCCGAGAGAGTTTATG TTTTCGATTGCTGCTTCTCCAAGGATGTCTTGGAAGAAGATGAATACAGAGTGTATATGGGGGGGATTGTGGCTCAGCTACAGGATCACTTTCCAGATGCTTCTTTCATGGTATTCAACTTCCGAGAAGGGGAGAGACGCAGCCAAATCTCAGACATATTTTCTCAGTATGACATGACAGTTATGGAGTACCCTCGGCAATATGAGGGTTGCCCCCTTCTGCCTTTAGAGATGATCCATCACTTCCTTCGATCAAGTGAAAGCTGGTTGTCTTTGGAGGGGCAGCAGAATGTGCTTTTGATGCACTGTGAAAGGGGTGGTTGGCCCGTGCTGGCATTTATGCTAGCAGGTCTTCTGTTATACCGGAAACAGTACAGTGGGGATCAGAAGACTCTTGAGATGGTCTacaagcaagctccaagagaaCTACTACACTTTTTATCTCCTTTGGATCCACAGCCTTCTCATTTAAGATATCTTCAGTATATTTCCTGGAGACATTTGGGTTCTGAGTGGCCACCATCGGAAACACCCTTATATTTGGATTGTCTGATTCTTAGAGTCCTTCCATTATTTGATGATGGAAAAGGTTGCAGGCCTGTTGTACGTGTTTATGGTCAGGACCCTTCAATTCCTGCCAATAGAAGTTCAAAGCTACTTTTTTCATCTTCAATATCCATAAAGCATGTTCACCACTACCTACAG GCAGAGTGTATGCTCGTGAAAATTGACATCCGTTGTCGTGTTCAAGGGGATGTGGTTCTTGAGTGCATACATTTAAATGAAGATTTTGTTCATGAGGAGATGATGTTTAGAGTTATGTTTCATACTGCATTTGTGCGGTCAAATATTTTGATGCTGAACCGTGATGAAATTGATATTTTGTGGGAGGCAAAGGACCTATTTCCCAAGGACTTCAAAGCAGAG GTGCTTTTTTTGGACGCTGATGCTGTTATACCTGATCTAACCACAGTCACGGTGAGTGAAGATGCAAATGAGACTGAGAGTGCCGAGACAGAAAGTGCTTCACCTGAGGAATTCTATGAAGTAGAAGAGATTTTCAGCAATGTAATTGATGCACAGGAAGGTAAGACAGAATTTGATTCACAAGTTTTTCATGAAAATGCAGTGGATGTTGAAACTCATAAAGAGGTCTGGAGGCAAGAGTCGGATCCTCATACTTTTGAGGATTGTACACCCGATGACAGGATTCCTAAGCAGGTTGACAAGATGGATTCTGGTATTAATGCAGTGAAAGATATCTCCATTGATGATGTGCACTATAAATTTGATGGGAGCATGGATTCAGATCCTCATGCAGTGAAGGACATTGCtgtggatgatggagaaattaaGTCAACTTCCACTACATTTATTTCTGATACGATGAAACCTCCTCTGGAAACAAAGGAAGTCAACATGGATGTGCACCAAGAATTAGCAGTTATGCAAAATGAATATGATGAAGATAAGGAGGCAACAGAAAAGGAATTAGACTCCAAGGCAGGCCACCAGATGCCTGATTTGTCTGAACAAAAATCTGGTAAACTACTTTCATCTACTGCCAAGAAACAACCTCCATCTAACTCGAAGCCAGTTGGAGATTCAATTGCAGCAAAGCCAAAGATTAAACAGCAAGATACCCATGGTTTTCAGGCAAAACAAGCTAAGccaaatgtagtaactaggtgGATTCCTTCTAACAAGGGTTCTTATACAAATTCAATGCATGTCTATTATCCACCATCAAGGAATAATAGTGCACCAGCTGCGCTGACAAATTTCTCCTCCTCAAAGGAGAAAATGGAAGATGCCAAAACAAGATCTTTATCTGCTCCTGTTGTCTCTGCAGTCGTTTCTCTTGACAAGACAAATGACCTGAAAAGTCGGAAGGTTGCCACTTCAAAATCTTCTGCCTATATAGCAGCAGAAATGGATGAAAAATGTCCACCATTATCATTGCTGCCAATTAAAGAGACATCTTTTCAGTCAGATACTCAAGCCCAAGAACAGAGCTCAGAGCAAGGGCTACAGCCTCCCCCACCACCTCCCCTTCCATCTCAAAGTAGAATCCCTTCACATGTTTTTGAATCCTTATCATTAAAGGATGATGTATCAGCTCAAGATTCTCCATCTCAACTGTTATCACCATCTTCTTTGGGTGGAAAGGGGTCCACCATGGTGCCACCACCACCTTCAAGTTTAACGTCATTTACGAGACAACCTGCAACTTTTCATCCTTCCCCTCCACCCCCACCCCAACCCCCACCCCCGCCCCCACCTCCACCCCCATTTTTTGGGCTAAATAAAGGGAGCTTAGTTCCTTCCCCATCCCCTCCTGATCATAGTCCTTTTGTAGTGGGTACTGCAGTGGCACTTTCACagcctcctccaccaccacctccaatGCCGCCTCCAAGGTATGAAGTTTCATCCATTCCTCCTCTAACACCATTAGCATCACCTCTTCCAAAGCATGGAATTCCATcaattcctcctcctcctcctcctcctcctcctcctcctcctcctctgccTACCATGTTTCCTACAGCTTCAATACATAGAGCTCCACCCCCTCCTCCCCCACTACCTCCATTTGCATCACATAAAGCTTCACCTCCACCTCCCCCTCCGCCTCCCCCTCTACCACCCTTAgctaattcacatatatattCAGCTCCACCACCTGTACCTCCACCGCCACCTCCCCCTCCTTTTGGTAAAGCTTCACTACTTCCATCTCCACCCACACCTCCACCCCCACCACCTCTTCCTTCGTCAAGTGGAGCCCCACCCCCACCTCCACCTCCTCCATTGTCTAGAGTCCCCCTCCCCCCACCGCCACCTCTTCGTCCATCTAGTGGAGCCCCACCCCCACCACCCCTTCCTCCTTCGAGTGGAGCCCCACCTCCACCTCCTCCAATGTATGGAACCCTACTTGCCCCACCTCCTCCAATTCGTggagcaccaccaccaccaccgcctcctCCAATGCATGGAGCACCACCTCCAATGTATGGAGcaccacctccaccaccacctcctagTGGGCGAGGACcgcctcctccaccaccacctcctggTGGGCGAGGAccacctcctccaccaccacctcctggTGGGCGAGGACCACCTCCTCCGCCTCCTCCAATGTATGGAGCACCACCTCCACCGCCACCTCCTGGTGGTCGAGGACCACCTCCTCCACCTACTCCCGGTGGTCGAGGTCCTCCTCCTCCACCTCCCCCTGGTGTTCCTGGGGCTCCTAGACCTCCTGGGGGTGGACCTCCACCACCTCCGCCCTTAGGTGCAAAAGGTGCAAATGTTGGAGCTGATCCAAGAGGGAGGGGACGTGGGTATGCACGCCCTGCAGGAGCTGGTGCAATGGCACCCAAACGGTCCTCCTTAAAGCCTTTGCATTGGAGCAAGGTTACAAGGGCACTACAAGGAAGTTTATGGGAAGAATTACAAAGACATGGAGAACCGCAAAT TGCACCAGAGTTTGATGTTTCAGAGCTAGAGAAGCTTTTCTCTGCAAATGTTCCAAAACCTACTGATTCTGGCAAATCTGGAGGGCGGCGCAAGTCTGTTGGAGCTAAAACTGATAAAATCACCTTG GTTGATCTAAGGAGGGCTAATAATACTGAAATTATGCTCACCAAGGTTAAGATGCCACTTCCTGATATGATG GCTGCAGTACTAGCTTTGGATGAGTCGGTATTGGATGTTGATCAAGTGGAAAATCTCATTAAGTTTTGTCCTACCAAAGAGGAGATGGATCTTTTGAAG GGATACACTGGTGACAAGGAGCTTTTGGGGAAGTGTGAACAG TTTTTTTTGGAGTTGATGAAGGTGCCAAGAGTGGAGTCAAAATTAAGAGTATTTGCATTCAAGATTCAGTTTAATTCTCAG GTTATGGAATTTAAGAAGAGTTTAAACACTGTGAACTCTGCCTGTGAAGAG GTCCGGAATTCTGTTAAACTGAAGGACATAATGAAGAAAATTCTTTATTTGGGTAATACATTGAATCAAGGAACAGCAAGGG GATCTGCTGTTGGATTCAAGTTGGATAGTCTTTTAAAGCTCACTGACACTCGTGCTTCTAACAGTAAAATGACACTGATGCATTATCTTTGCAAG GTCCTGGCTGATAAGTCGCCCGGGCTCCTTGATTTCCACCTAGACCTTGTAAGCCTGGAATCTTCCACTAAG ATACAATTGAAGTCATTAGCAGAAGAGATGCAGGCAATCATCAAGGGATTAGAAAAGGTTAAACAAGAATTTGCTGCATCTGCAAATGATGGACCTGTCTCTGAAGTTTTCCATAAG TTACCACAACCCTGCTAA